One Vibrio quintilis DNA segment encodes these proteins:
- the gcvH gene encoding glycine cleavage system protein GcvH: protein MDKNLKFTDTHEWILDHGDGTATIGISEHAQEMLGDVVYVELPEIDAEIEAGENFSLVESVKAASDLYAPVTGTVIEVNEELEDSPELVNEEPYAGGWIVKIKLSDPAELEKLKTAEAYANALEDE, encoded by the coding sequence ATGGACAAAAATTTGAAATTTACCGACACACACGAATGGATTCTTGATCATGGAGACGGCACCGCAACAATCGGTATTTCTGAGCACGCTCAGGAAATGCTTGGTGACGTTGTCTACGTAGAGTTGCCGGAAATTGATGCAGAAATCGAAGCCGGAGAGAATTTCTCACTGGTTGAGTCGGTGAAAGCAGCTTCTGATCTATATGCGCCGGTCACCGGAACCGTAATTGAAGTCAATGAAGAGCTGGAAGACAGCCCTGAGCTGGTCAATGAAGAACCTTATGCAGGCGGTTGGATTGTCAAAATCAAACTATCAGATCCGGCAGAACTGGAAAAACTGAAAACAGCAGAAGCCTACGCGAACGCACTGGAAGACGAATAA
- a CDS encoding S1 family peptidase — MKKLIAPLLLLNAVCIPVSQAGTERSVSPRIVNGTETSVQTFSDFVSLFYDRRGYGENSGSHSICGGTLIAPRYVLTAAHCIYSGTKLNKDYMIYFSVGQSDSDDSSTLSSIETVRPSAFYAKDFTNSITQLWPNDLAIIQLESALNISGTATRLSDDSEYRSTDSKFITIGHGNTKQGQLTDTLYETTIKYVDNTACKTSFNDYFSDYGFPTLGDKIQDSQLCFSGETGSSVSDNDGSTLRNGICSGDSGGPVYWERSSGDYVQVGITSFGPTDCGVGFGSSNITGVFTEVADYSDWITSVIEGNETPVYTVTDAKRQCYYDSEGTSDECASDDSSSSDSSDSSGSSDDSSSGDSSSDSSSNSAADATETVSTTSGSSGGSTGSLFLIGLAGLWFSGRRSPLSGRVK; from the coding sequence ATGAAAAAATTAATTGCCCCTTTATTACTATTGAATGCTGTTTGCATTCCCGTCAGTCAGGCAGGCACCGAACGTTCCGTTTCTCCGAGAATAGTGAATGGTACGGAAACATCCGTACAGACGTTCTCTGACTTTGTCAGTCTGTTTTATGATCGCAGAGGCTATGGTGAAAACTCGGGATCCCATAGTATCTGTGGTGGAACCTTGATAGCGCCCCGGTATGTTTTAACGGCAGCGCACTGTATTTATTCAGGAACCAAACTGAATAAAGATTATATGATTTACTTTTCTGTTGGGCAGTCTGACTCAGATGACAGTTCAACCTTATCTTCCATTGAAACCGTGCGTCCCTCCGCATTTTATGCAAAAGATTTTACTAACTCTATCACTCAGTTATGGCCGAATGATCTGGCGATTATTCAACTGGAATCGGCTTTAAATATTTCCGGTACGGCAACCCGGCTGAGTGATGACTCGGAATACCGGAGTACTGACAGTAAGTTTATTACGATTGGTCACGGCAATACAAAACAGGGACAGCTGACAGATACGCTGTATGAGACCACCATTAAATATGTGGATAACACGGCTTGTAAAACCAGTTTTAATGATTACTTTTCGGATTACGGTTTTCCAACACTTGGCGATAAAATTCAGGATTCGCAGCTTTGTTTCTCGGGTGAGACCGGCAGTTCAGTCAGTGACAATGATGGCAGCACCCTGAGAAATGGTATTTGTTCTGGTGATTCCGGTGGTCCGGTGTACTGGGAAAGAAGCAGCGGTGATTATGTGCAGGTTGGTATTACCAGCTTTGGTCCGACAGATTGTGGTGTCGGGTTTGGTAGTTCCAATATTACCGGTGTTTTCACTGAAGTTGCAGATTACAGTGACTGGATAACCAGTGTGATTGAAGGCAATGAAACGCCGGTCTACACGGTAACGGATGCGAAGCGTCAGTGCTATTATGACAGTGAAGGAACTTCAGATGAATGTGCATCTGATGATAGTAGTTCGTCAGACTCATCAGATTCATCGGGTTCTTCAGATGATAGCTCTTCCGGTGACAGTTCGTCTGACAGCAGCAGTAACAGTGCTGCTGATGCGACCGAAACGGTCAGCACAACTTCCGGAAGCTCCGGCGGTTCAACCGGTTCTTTGTTTTTAATCGGTCTTGCTGGTTTATGGTTCTCAGGACGCCGGTCACCTTTATCGGGCCGGGTGAAGTAA
- the gcvP gene encoding aminomethyl-transferring glycine dehydrogenase, whose translation MTQPRHHSQNLMQGLSDQHEFVTRHNGPAGSDQQKMLATIGVESTDKLIQETIPELIRLTHALPLPPALSEADMLQQLKTVAGKNQLMHSLIGQGYYNTHTPSVILRNVFENPGWYTAYTPYQPEISQGRLEALLNYQQMITDLTSMEIANASLLDEATAAAEAMTLCQRAGKHKGKTFFVADDVHPQTTEVVKTRAEFLGFEVVIAPLETLPEQDVFGALIQYPGTTGEVKDLTGVIAAAHQNKTLVTVATDLLASVLLKPAGEMGADVVIGSAQRFGVPMGYGGPHAAFMATKEKFKRTMPGRVIGVSVDAKGNPALRMAMQTREQHIRREKATSNICTAQALLANMAGFYAVYHGPEGLKRIARRTHHMTAILAKGLQQSGYQLAHTHFFDTITIATGEKTDALYQKAQDAGFNLRYFADSLGISCDETTSPAQLQALFKVFGIQTSPDALSDEIAGDEFAAIPAGCRRDSDYLTHPVFNSYHSETQMMRYLKKLENKDFSLTHGMIPLGSCTMKLNAASEMIPVSWAEFGAVHPFAPKSQTTGYAELAEDLKQMLCAITGYDAFSLQPNSGASGEYAGLLAIQRYHQSRAEGHRNVCLIPGSAHGTNPASASMASMKVVVVACDDQGNIDLDDLNAKVEKHHNELSCIMITYPSTHGVFESHVRQVCETVHAAGGQVYLDGANMNAQVGLTSPGFIGSDVSHLNLHKTFCIPHGGGGPGMGPIGVKSHLAPFLPGHIEGGADGKDYAISAADMGSASILPISWAYIAMMGAEGLTEATRVAILNANYVMERLRPHYPVLYRGENGRVAHECIIDIRPIKEETGISEEDIAKRLMDYGFHAPTMSFPVAGTLMVEPTESEDLAELDRFCDAMIAIREEINHVHGGVWPLDDNPLVNAPHTQVDLMAADWSHPYSREIACYPSRQSKQAKYWPTVNRVDNVYGDRHLVCSCPPMEVYEGE comes from the coding sequence ATGACGCAACCACGGCACCATTCACAAAACCTGATGCAGGGTCTGAGTGACCAGCACGAATTTGTCACCCGGCATAACGGACCAGCGGGCAGTGACCAGCAAAAGATGCTGGCAACAATCGGTGTTGAAAGCACTGACAAGCTCATTCAGGAAACGATCCCCGAATTGATCCGTCTCACTCATGCACTACCTCTCCCCCCTGCGCTGAGTGAGGCGGACATGCTTCAACAACTCAAAACCGTTGCCGGAAAAAATCAACTGATGCACAGCCTGATTGGTCAGGGGTATTACAATACACATACCCCAAGTGTCATTTTGCGTAATGTATTTGAAAACCCGGGCTGGTACACGGCTTACACGCCTTATCAGCCAGAAATCTCTCAGGGTCGTCTGGAAGCATTGCTCAATTATCAGCAAATGATCACAGACCTGACCAGTATGGAAATCGCTAATGCATCCCTGCTTGATGAAGCGACAGCCGCTGCTGAAGCGATGACGCTGTGCCAGCGGGCCGGGAAACACAAAGGAAAAACTTTCTTTGTAGCAGATGATGTTCATCCGCAAACGACTGAAGTAGTAAAAACCCGTGCAGAATTCCTTGGTTTTGAAGTTGTGATTGCCCCGCTGGAAACCCTGCCAGAGCAGGATGTATTCGGTGCCTTAATTCAGTATCCCGGCACAACCGGTGAAGTGAAAGATCTGACGGGTGTCATTGCAGCAGCACATCAGAACAAAACACTGGTGACCGTTGCCACGGATCTGCTTGCAAGTGTCCTGCTCAAACCTGCCGGTGAAATGGGAGCTGATGTGGTGATTGGTTCGGCGCAACGCTTTGGTGTACCGATGGGTTACGGCGGCCCGCACGCCGCATTTATGGCGACAAAAGAGAAATTCAAGCGAACCATGCCGGGCCGGGTGATTGGTGTTTCTGTGGATGCAAAAGGCAATCCGGCACTCCGGATGGCAATGCAGACCAGGGAACAACACATCCGCCGGGAAAAAGCGACTTCCAATATTTGTACAGCGCAGGCTTTACTGGCAAACATGGCCGGATTTTATGCCGTTTACCACGGTCCTGAAGGATTGAAAAGAATCGCCCGCAGAACACACCATATGACGGCTATTCTGGCGAAAGGGCTGCAACAGAGCGGTTACCAGCTTGCGCATACGCATTTCTTCGATACCATCACCATCGCAACCGGTGAAAAAACGGATGCGTTGTATCAGAAAGCACAGGATGCCGGATTTAACCTGCGTTATTTTGCAGACAGCTTAGGCATCAGCTGTGATGAAACAACCTCACCGGCTCAGCTGCAGGCTCTGTTCAAAGTCTTTGGTATTCAAACAAGTCCTGATGCGCTGTCTGATGAAATCGCCGGTGATGAGTTCGCTGCAATTCCGGCAGGCTGTCGCCGGGACAGCGACTACCTGACTCACCCGGTTTTCAACAGTTATCACAGTGAAACGCAGATGATGCGTTATCTGAAAAAACTGGAAAATAAAGATTTCTCACTGACGCACGGCATGATTCCGCTGGGCAGCTGTACGATGAAACTTAATGCTGCCTCTGAAATGATTCCGGTCAGCTGGGCAGAATTCGGTGCGGTTCACCCGTTCGCCCCGAAATCTCAGACAACCGGCTACGCAGAACTGGCGGAAGATCTGAAACAGATGCTGTGCGCGATTACCGGTTATGACGCATTTTCGCTTCAGCCAAATTCCGGCGCATCTGGCGAATATGCGGGTCTGCTGGCAATTCAGCGTTATCATCAGAGTCGTGCTGAAGGGCACCGTAATGTCTGTCTGATCCCAGGTTCCGCACACGGAACCAATCCGGCATCAGCCTCCATGGCATCAATGAAAGTGGTTGTGGTTGCCTGTGACGATCAGGGCAACATCGATCTGGATGATCTCAACGCCAAAGTAGAGAAACACCACAACGAATTATCCTGCATCATGATCACCTACCCGTCTACGCACGGCGTATTTGAATCTCACGTTCGTCAGGTATGTGAAACTGTTCATGCCGCGGGTGGCCAGGTGTATCTCGACGGCGCCAACATGAACGCGCAGGTCGGTCTGACCAGTCCGGGCTTTATCGGCTCAGATGTATCGCACCTGAACCTGCACAAAACCTTCTGTATTCCGCACGGCGGCGGCGGCCCGGGTATGGGTCCGATTGGCGTCAAGTCTCACCTTGCTCCATTCCTGCCGGGACATATTGAAGGCGGTGCAGACGGTAAAGACTACGCAATTTCGGCCGCCGACATGGGCAGCGCTTCGATTCTGCCAATCTCATGGGCATACATCGCTATGATGGGCGCAGAAGGTCTGACAGAAGCAACCCGCGTTGCGATTCTGAATGCCAACTATGTGATGGAGCGTTTACGTCCGCACTATCCGGTTCTGTACCGCGGTGAAAATGGTCGGGTTGCTCATGAATGTATCATCGACATTCGTCCAATCAAGGAAGAAACCGGCATCAGTGAAGAAGATATTGCTAAGCGGTTGATGGATTATGGCTTCCACGCACCAACAATGTCGTTCCCGGTTGCAGGTACATTAATGGTTGAGCCAACTGAGTCAGAAGACCTGGCCGAGCTGGATCGCTTCTGCGATGCAATGATTGCTATCCGCGAAGAAATCAATCATGTGCATGGCGGTGTCTGGCCACTGGATGACAACCCGCTGGTCAACGCACCACATACTCAGGTTGATTTAATGGCTGCCGACTGGTCGCATCCTTATTCACGCGAGATTGCCTGTTACCCAAGCCGTCAGAGCAAACAGGCGAAGTACTGGCCGACCGTCAACCGGGTTGATAATGTCTACGGTGACCGTCATTTGGTCTGTAGTTGCCCGCCGATGGAAGTTTATGAGGGTGAGTGA
- a CDS encoding imm11 family protein — translation MPQNEYYIIERDDNDNYPLFAWDEPSGNFGLGRPIEIQGAVRLCLREPISPNFEWADFHKLPAPVFSQRIANMLTQMDIYGVQLVPAKVRNTKEAPSVEPHDYWFMHVWNRISCLDKELSKLDIGKKGRIWGIKKLVLDDEKLEQIELPERLIFNVAESTRILLIHESIKEAIMSVNPAGCRFFRVSEWNDDATFS, via the coding sequence ATGCCTCAAAATGAATATTATATAATTGAAAGGGATGATAATGATAATTACCCATTATTTGCCTGGGATGAACCAAGTGGTAATTTTGGGTTAGGCCGGCCTATAGAAATACAAGGAGCTGTTAGGTTATGTTTACGCGAACCGATCTCACCTAATTTTGAATGGGCAGACTTCCATAAACTCCCTGCTCCGGTTTTTTCTCAACGGATCGCGAATATGCTTACACAAATGGATATTTATGGCGTTCAACTTGTGCCAGCAAAGGTGAGAAACACCAAAGAGGCTCCTTCAGTTGAACCGCATGATTACTGGTTTATGCATGTGTGGAATCGCATTAGCTGTTTAGACAAAGAGCTTTCTAAACTGGATATTGGTAAAAAAGGCCGGATTTGGGGCATTAAAAAGCTGGTCCTTGATGATGAAAAACTTGAGCAGATAGAACTGCCTGAACGGCTAATATTTAACGTCGCTGAAAGCACTCGAATATTACTCATTCACGAGAGTATCAAAGAAGCAATTATGTCAGTAAACCCTGCTGGTTGCCGCTTTTTCAGGGTATCAGAATGGAATGATGACGCCACTTTTAGCTAA
- a CDS encoding AHH domain-containing protein has translation MSVYDQNQKRPNSLLIQQINQHHAMPAGCRGGFSSGSVAGPANAPEVPEPEKLSTTEKLQKQTRERLKELDQEPDNRPCVPNSFNRAAINNPESTQEPATETSAPHEENNESVGNAATISPDEESTNDENAAAATTADPDKEDEDVPVCPICKKNHEFIEKGKEGTNKGNGQTLRENIIGPVENHRWYTGAFSLEAHHLIPTESLKDDDWEEYCRMFRYNINHKNNGVMLPYDMNLACQLHVPIHRSNHKAGRAEGVRYVEKIISILDEEKEKIKLGDYCAEPKELVEALDDFSEFILKKINAFEWTITRDGKDYADGQIGCAGVTKSITNKPNKPCPHDRKHGLAKQGTTNPLPKSGPLKIGH, from the coding sequence ATGTCAGTGTATGATCAAAACCAAAAACGGCCAAACTCTTTACTTATACAGCAAATAAATCAACATCATGCAATGCCCGCAGGTTGTCGTGGCGGGTTTTCGTCCGGCTCGGTAGCAGGTCCGGCCAATGCTCCGGAAGTGCCGGAGCCTGAAAAGCTCTCAACGACAGAAAAATTACAAAAGCAAACCCGTGAACGATTGAAAGAACTGGATCAGGAACCTGATAACCGGCCTTGCGTGCCCAATAGTTTCAATCGGGCAGCGATAAATAATCCTGAATCAACTCAAGAGCCAGCGACGGAGACTTCTGCTCCTCATGAGGAAAACAATGAAAGTGTGGGAAATGCGGCCACAATCTCTCCGGATGAAGAGAGTACAAATGACGAAAATGCTGCAGCAGCCACTACAGCCGATCCTGACAAAGAGGATGAAGATGTACCTGTATGTCCCATATGCAAAAAAAATCATGAGTTTATAGAAAAAGGCAAAGAAGGAACAAATAAGGGTAACGGGCAAACATTACGTGAAAACATTATCGGCCCTGTAGAAAATCACCGTTGGTATACAGGAGCATTCTCACTGGAAGCACACCATTTAATACCCACAGAATCACTTAAGGATGATGACTGGGAAGAATATTGCCGTATGTTTAGATACAATATTAACCATAAAAATAATGGTGTCATGCTACCTTATGATATGAATTTAGCCTGCCAATTACATGTTCCAATTCACCGAAGTAACCATAAAGCAGGCAGGGCTGAAGGAGTGAGGTATGTAGAAAAAATCATTTCTATCTTAGATGAAGAGAAAGAAAAAATTAAGTTAGGAGATTATTGCGCTGAACCCAAAGAGTTAGTTGAGGCCCTGGATGACTTTAGTGAATTTATCCTGAAGAAAATCAACGCGTTTGAATGGACAATAACCAGAGATGGTAAAGACTATGCCGATGGACAAATTGGTTGTGCCGGTGTTACTAAAAGTATTACTAATAAACCGAACAAACCATGTCCTCATGATCGCAAACATGGACTTGCCAAACAAGGTACCACAAATCCTCTCCCTAAATCAGGACCATTAAAAATAGGACATTAA
- a CDS encoding EAL domain-containing protein yields MQDNSEETQTLKPIQQLDDKYTTRLIHIFDVCNEGIFYMNHDGLMTFYNPEFYEQFDIESPTINISQWYHLVHPEDRSLLTARVDCHLNMPEQRMITHYRIRNKEGRYIWVEGSAVCRRELCKSYIVGSHRDISDKKMLETYLKEAAFYDDYSGLFNLRKLLLDIDLLIREPRILFSVLTIQVGNFQAHADEYSSSDLMENVLTNIKAAAAVFHQQSDAILYRINLNTFVVLIKHTVSLSELGKLSAHFIKHYRTCMKKQSNLLADTVNIGVYPNCDPEFDSHEILSIASRTCAFACDKSQSQIEFYEGETQKKVDRYFYIESGLKEALKNKALSVKFQPIIATETGKVSSFETLVRWHSHLYGDIYPDEFIPIAEDKGLISELGYQVFEKACQFLNHYNQKNQADICINVNVSVLQLLSRDFPNKLLRIASQAQIKPSSIVLEFTETVILDNNINAATQIKRLGELGFILSLDDFGSGFSSINSFFDLPFHQIKIDRFFASKSTQNQTSYRFLEFLIQLCHETNISIVIEGIENPEMLHQFHEMGASHLQGYWFSKPLSIANAMYYNPTNMLQNRINTEP; encoded by the coding sequence ATGCAGGATAACTCTGAAGAGACGCAGACGCTTAAGCCAATTCAGCAACTGGATGACAAATATACAACCCGCCTGATTCATATATTCGATGTCTGTAATGAAGGGATCTTTTATATGAATCACGATGGATTAATGACTTTTTATAATCCGGAATTCTATGAACAGTTTGATATTGAGTCTCCCACGATTAATATTTCTCAGTGGTATCACCTTGTTCATCCGGAAGATCGTTCACTTTTAACTGCCCGTGTTGACTGTCATCTGAATATGCCGGAACAACGAATGATCACCCACTATCGCATCCGGAATAAAGAAGGCCGGTACATTTGGGTGGAAGGAAGCGCAGTATGCAGAAGAGAACTGTGTAAATCATATATTGTTGGCAGTCACAGAGATATTTCAGACAAAAAAATGCTCGAAACTTACTTAAAAGAAGCTGCATTCTATGATGATTATTCCGGCCTGTTCAATCTGAGAAAGTTATTGCTTGATATCGACTTACTGATCAGAGAACCCCGGATACTGTTTTCAGTATTAACGATTCAGGTTGGAAACTTTCAGGCGCATGCTGACGAGTACAGCTCCTCAGATCTGATGGAAAATGTATTAACCAACATCAAAGCTGCTGCTGCGGTTTTCCACCAACAATCTGATGCCATACTCTACCGGATTAACCTTAATACATTTGTGGTTTTAATCAAACATACCGTTTCACTGTCTGAACTGGGAAAACTCAGCGCACATTTCATTAAGCATTACCGAACCTGCATGAAAAAACAGAGCAATTTGCTGGCTGACACTGTCAATATTGGTGTGTACCCAAATTGCGATCCGGAGTTCGACAGCCATGAAATCTTAAGTATTGCCTCAAGAACCTGTGCCTTTGCCTGCGATAAAAGCCAGTCACAGATTGAATTTTATGAAGGTGAGACGCAAAAGAAAGTCGACCGGTATTTTTACATTGAAAGCGGATTAAAAGAAGCGCTGAAAAACAAAGCGCTTTCAGTCAAGTTTCAGCCGATTATTGCCACAGAAACCGGCAAAGTATCCAGTTTTGAAACATTGGTACGCTGGCATTCCCATCTCTACGGAGACATCTACCCGGATGAATTTATTCCCATTGCCGAAGATAAAGGCCTTATCAGCGAATTAGGCTATCAGGTTTTCGAAAAAGCCTGCCAGTTTTTAAATCACTACAATCAGAAAAACCAAGCCGACATATGCATTAATGTTAATGTTTCAGTGCTGCAACTGCTGAGCCGGGACTTCCCCAATAAACTACTCAGAATTGCATCGCAGGCACAGATCAAACCATCTTCAATTGTGCTTGAATTTACTGAAACAGTCATTCTTGACAATAACATCAACGCAGCGACTCAAATCAAACGCCTGGGAGAGCTTGGGTTTATCCTGTCACTTGATGATTTTGGTTCTGGTTTCAGCTCCATCAACAGCTTCTTTGATTTACCGTTTCATCAAATTAAAATTGACCGTTTTTTTGCCAGCAAATCCACTCAAAACCAAACGTCATACCGTTTTTTGGAATTTCTGATTCAGCTCTGCCACGAAACAAACATCAGCATTGTGATTGAAGGGATAGAAAATCCTGAAATGCTCCACCAGTTCCATGAAATGGGCGCTTCTCATTTACAGGGTTACTGGTTTTCAAAACCACTATCGATTGCCAATGCCATGTATTATAACCCGACTAATATGCTGCAAAACCGGATCAATACAGAGCCATGA
- a CDS encoding class IV adenylate cyclase, with translation MCNDHFQGKYEVELKYRLRSKSDFLTTLSLMPHEVMVQDNEECDWYFDYPDKALQAQDKSLCIRTMEPSGIRLWIVKGPGPDRCEATNITDASKARSMLETMGCEVVLKAKKIRSIYFVEAFHITVDSLDGIGDFAEFAIMTDDESMLSTYKTRLEALAGQFGLNPSALQEKSYKEMLMERGV, from the coding sequence ATGTGCAACGACCATTTTCAAGGAAAGTATGAGGTTGAGCTAAAGTATCGTCTCCGGTCTAAATCAGACTTTTTGACAACACTGAGTCTTATGCCTCACGAAGTCATGGTTCAGGACAATGAAGAATGTGACTGGTATTTTGATTACCCGGATAAAGCATTACAGGCTCAGGACAAAAGTCTTTGCATTCGTACAATGGAGCCTTCAGGTATCCGGTTATGGATTGTCAAAGGGCCGGGGCCGGACCGGTGTGAGGCGACTAACATCACTGATGCTTCGAAGGCCCGGAGTATGTTAGAAACTATGGGTTGTGAAGTCGTCCTGAAAGCAAAAAAAATCCGCAGTATCTACTTCGTGGAAGCATTTCACATCACTGTCGACTCACTGGATGGCATCGGTGACTTTGCTGAGTTCGCGATAATGACCGACGATGAATCGATGTTATCAACCTACAAAACCCGGCTTGAAGCGCTGGCAGGTCAATTCGGGCTGAACCCATCCGCATTGCAGGAGAAGTCGTATAAGGAAATGCTGATGGAGCGTGGTGTATGA
- the gcvT gene encoding glycine cleavage system aminomethyltransferase GcvT, which yields MTSAPTNQPLLKTPLYELHLASGGKMVPFAGYEMPVQYPLGVKKEHLHTRGAAGLFDVSHMGQLTLSGADAAAALESLVPVDIIDLPVGKQRYALFTNEQGGIMDDLMVANLGDQLFVVVNAACKQQDIAHLQHHLPDSVQLEVLDDRALLALQGPKAAAVLAQLAPEVATMCFMDIQRLAVDGIECIVSRSGYTGEDGFEISVPAAQAAVLAEKLTAFDDVEWIGLGARDSLRLECGLCLYGHDLDETTTPVEASLLWAISKIRRGDGERAGGFPGADIILSQIETKAVSRKRVGLVGLSKAPVREGTELFDANGDAIGVVTSGTAGPTAGKPVSMAYVQTDFAAPETEVYAEVRGKKLPMLVTKLPFVPQNYYRG from the coding sequence ATGACATCTGCACCAACTAATCAGCCACTTTTGAAAACGCCATTGTATGAGCTGCACCTCGCATCCGGCGGCAAGATGGTCCCGTTTGCCGGGTATGAAATGCCGGTTCAGTATCCGTTGGGTGTCAAAAAAGAGCACTTACATACCCGTGGTGCTGCCGGGCTGTTTGATGTATCACACATGGGGCAGTTGACGTTATCTGGTGCAGATGCTGCGGCAGCTTTGGAGTCTCTGGTTCCTGTTGACATTATTGATCTGCCGGTGGGCAAACAACGCTATGCACTGTTTACCAATGAACAGGGCGGCATTATGGATGATTTAATGGTGGCAAATTTAGGTGATCAGCTGTTTGTGGTGGTTAACGCGGCATGTAAACAGCAGGATATTGCTCACCTGCAACATCACTTACCGGACTCAGTTCAGCTTGAAGTGCTGGATGACCGGGCGTTACTTGCACTACAGGGACCAAAAGCGGCCGCGGTGCTGGCGCAGCTGGCACCTGAAGTTGCCACAATGTGTTTTATGGATATTCAGCGTTTAGCGGTGGATGGTATTGAATGTATTGTCAGCCGGAGTGGTTATACCGGGGAAGACGGTTTTGAAATTTCTGTCCCTGCAGCGCAGGCAGCGGTGCTGGCTGAAAAACTGACTGCCTTTGATGACGTTGAGTGGATTGGCTTAGGTGCCAGAGATTCATTACGTCTTGAGTGTGGCCTGTGTTTATATGGTCATGATCTGGACGAAACAACAACCCCGGTTGAAGCGAGTCTACTGTGGGCGATCAGCAAGATTCGTCGTGGTGATGGTGAAAGAGCCGGCGGATTCCCTGGTGCGGATATTATCCTCAGCCAGATTGAAACTAAAGCCGTCAGCAGAAAACGGGTTGGTTTAGTTGGTCTGAGTAAAGCACCGGTTCGTGAAGGCACGGAGTTATTTGATGCAAATGGTGACGCCATTGGTGTAGTTACCAGTGGCACGGCCGGACCCACAGCGGGCAAGCCGGTGTCGATGGCTTATGTTCAGACAGACTTTGCTGCGCCGGAAACCGAAGTTTATGCTGAAGTCCGGGGTAAAAAGCTGCCGATGTTAGTGACAAAACTGCCATTTGTGCCGCAAAATTATTATCGCGGCTAA
- a CDS encoding helix-turn-helix domain-containing protein — protein MQDNTIDDYPSLLLAQENQDKNIEPLELGQRIKDLRLKLGLTLEEASQKTGLARSTLSKIENEQISPTFQAMQKLAHGLSVDMPQLFEPPKKIMATGRRDVTREGQGKPHPTATYEHELLATQLSNKKMMPFKTRVRARDFSDFSDWVRHDGEEFLLTLEGEAMLYTEFYEPILLQAGDSVYYDANMGHMLVSVSEEDALILWVTAK, from the coding sequence ATGCAGGACAATACAATTGATGACTATCCTTCACTGCTGCTTGCACAGGAAAATCAGGATAAGAATATAGAGCCTCTGGAGCTTGGGCAACGCATTAAGGATTTGCGTTTAAAGCTGGGACTGACACTGGAAGAAGCCAGTCAGAAAACGGGTCTGGCCCGTTCTACATTAAGTAAAATCGAGAATGAACAGATCTCGCCAACCTTTCAGGCGATGCAAAAGCTGGCGCATGGTTTGAGCGTTGATATGCCTCAGCTGTTTGAGCCGCCGAAGAAGATTATGGCGACCGGACGCCGGGATGTGACCCGGGAAGGGCAGGGGAAGCCGCATCCGACCGCGACTTATGAGCATGAGTTGCTGGCAACCCAACTTTCCAATAAGAAAATGATGCCGTTCAAAACCCGGGTCAGAGCCCGTGACTTCAGTGATTTCAGTGACTGGGTCCGCCATGACGGGGAGGAATTTTTACTGACGCTGGAAGGCGAAGCAATGCTGTATACCGAGTTTTATGAACCCATTCTTCTGCAGGCCGGTGACAGTGTTTACTATGACGCGAACATGGGGCACATGCTGGTTTCTGTCAGTGAAGAAGATGCTCTGATTTTATGGGTCACGGCGAAATAA